The DNA window ATCGTCTCCGGTCGTGCCGCCGGCGCCGGCATCTCCTGCTGATACCGAGGCGGCAGTGTTGCCCGTGGCAACGCCAGAGCTGACACCCGGCGATGTGGCTGACAGACCGCTGCAGTTACCCGGCATTGGCGCGCTGTTTATTGTGGGTGATGACGATGCCAGCCGCATCTGGCTGCAGGTGAACGCTGAACAACTCAAATCGCGACATGCTGCGGGACTTGTTGTGAATGTCAGCAACCAACCTGCACTGCAGGTGCTGCGTGAACTGGTACCGGGTGTGCCGATGGCGCCCGCATCCGGCAGTGAACTGGCGCGTCGTCTGCAGTTGGCGCATTACCCGGTGTTGATCACCGATACCGGGTTGTCACAACAGGTTACGCCATGATGTCGGTACAGCACATCGTCATAGTCGCTGCGTTGATGGTGAACCCTGTGCTGACGGCGGTGCTGATTGGGCTGTTTGTTGCTGTCATTGCGGGGTTGAACTGCCGTGGCCGGGAGACGGCCAGCCGTCGCCGCCACCGCCGTTATCAGGCTACAGCTGCACGAGTGTTTGAGCGATTACCGCAACTGGGCGGAGATGGCCAGCGTCTGGCCTATCTGCGCAAAATCAATCCCTACGTCTTTGAAGAGCTGTTGTTACTGGCCTGTGAACGCCAGGGACATCCGGTCAAACGCAATGCCTCATACAGCGGTGACGGTGGTCTGGACGGTCAGATCATTATCGCGGGCAAGACCTACTTCATCCAGGCCAAACGCTATGGCCGAACCATCACCCCCTCACACATCCAAGACTTTGGTGCGCTGCTGCTGAAATCTCGGTGCGAGGGTTTTTTTATTCATACCGGCCGTACCGGCCACCTCAGCCGGGCATTGCTGCGAAACCATACCCACGTTCACCTGGTCAGTGGTCAGCGCCTGCTGGATTTATTGGCCGGTAAACCCTGTTGGTGCGAAAAAGGAATCAATCGACCATGAGTAATCGCCACGTTATGGAAGCGTTGCTGCGCCCAGCAGTCGAATTGAATACAGCGATTGTGGCTGGCGCCGCAGCCGCCATTTGTTTTGTTGCCCCCTGGTCTGTGGCACTGGCGCCGTCGGTGAGTTATGTCACTGCCGGCGGGTTTGCGGTGCTGTCTGCGGTACGGGCACGTCAGGGTCTGCTGGTGATCCGTTACCGCCGTAATCTGCGCCGGCTGCCGCGCTATGTCATGACCAGCGCACAGATCCCGGTCAGTCGGCAACGGTTGTTCCTGGGGCGAGGCTTTCGCTGGCAGCAAAAGCATACCCAGCGACTAATGGACACCCGTCGTCCAGAGGTTGAGAAGTATGTTCAGCCGCCAAAAATGTATCAGATGGCGCGTCGCCTGGAGCTTAAAACCGAATACACCCTGCCGTGGTTATCCCAGTTGCTGCGTACCGATTCCCTGCTGAATCCGGTCAGGCCGTTGCCGCCGGTCGGTGGGAACCCGGCGATTCATGGTATTGAACCCGATGAACTGGATGTTTCGATGGATTTGCGTGAACGCGTGGGCCACAGTCTGGTACTGGGCACCACTCGTGTTGGCAAAACGCGTCTCGCCGAGTTGTTGATCACCCAGGATATTCGGCGTGGTGACATCACCATCGTGTTTGATCCGAAAGGCGATGCAGACCTGCTGCGGCGTGTCTGGGCCGAAGCCCACCGTGCCGGCCGCGGGGATGAGCTGTTCATCTTTCATCTGGGTTGGCCAGATATCTCGGCACGCTATAACGCCGTCGGGCGTTTTGAGCGTGTGTCGGAAGTGGCCGGGCGTATTTCCGGTCAGTTGAGTGGGGAGGGCAACAGTGCGGCATTCCGCGAGTTTGCCTGGCGATTCGTAAACATCGTCGCGCGTGCCCTGGTCGCGTTGGGGCAGCGACCGGACTACACCCTGATCACCCGTTATGTGAACAACATCAGTGAACTGTATGAGACCTACGCGAAAATGGTGATTGAAACGCGTATGCCGGCACTGCAGCAGCAGATAGATAACAACCTAAGGGTGCTGACGGAGGAGGACGTGCCGCGTAACATGCAGGGACAACCGAACGCGGTCAAAATATTAGCGGTTGAAATGGCCCTGAGCTCGGAAGCCGGCAAGCAGCTGTATGACCCTATCCTGGATGGCTTGCGCTCGGCTGTGCGCTATGACCGCACCTATTTCGATAAAATTGTCGCCTCCCTGCTGCCTCTGCTGGAAAAACTCACCACCGGCAAGACCGCAGAGCTGCTGGCACCGAACTACATGGACATGAACGACCCCCGGCCGATATTTGATTGGGAGCAGGTCATCCGAAAGCAGGGCATTGTCTACGTAGGGCTGGATGCGCTGTCGGACGGTGTGGTCGCCTCTGCCGTCGGTAACAGCATGTTTGCTGATCTGGTGTCAGTGGCTGGCCATATCTATAAACACGGCATGCATGGCGGGTTGCCGACCCGTGCCGACGGCAAACTGCCGATCAACCTGCACTGCGATGAGTTTAACGAACTGATGGGGGACGAATTTATTCCTCTCATCAACAAAGGCGGTGGCGCTGGCATGCAGGTGACGGCTTACACGCAAACCGAGTCGGACATCGAGGCTCGCATAGGCAGTATCGCCAAGGCTGCCCAGGTGACGGGTAACTTTAATACCCTGATCATGCTGCGCGTGCGAGAGAACCGGACCGCACAGCTACTGACAACACAGCTCCCGGAGGTCGATGTCTACACCAAAACCCTGGTGTCGGGGCACGCCGATACGGCCGACGTAGAGAAAGGGCAGGACTTCACGTCCAGCACCCAGGATCGCGTTGGTACGGTGAAAACGCCGCTGCTGATGCCGGCGGATGTGATCAACCTGCCGAAGGGGCAGGCGTTCGCGTTGCTGGAAGGCGGGCAGTTGTGGAAAATTCGGATGCCCTTACCCAGTGGGGATGGCGATGACGCGTTGATGCCACCTAACCTAGAGAAGATTGCCGAGGAGATGCAGCGCAATTACCGGACCAGTGAATCCTGGTGGTCAGCCAGCACGGTAATGCCTGATGCGGTCATAAAAGGGGGACTGAATGTCACAAGCGGTGAATAATCAGCCTCAGCAGCCCGTACAACCTCGCAAACATGGGTTGTTTTACAACGTACTGTGGGGCTGGCCATGGATGCTGATCGGGATGTTCTTCGCCTCGTTGTTAGTGAGCCTGGTGATTGAGTATGTCGGGATGGCATTCTTCTGGCCAGAGCTTGGCGCGTCGCACAGTGAAGCGGTGATGCATACCGAAATGGGGTATTTGTCATCGGAGTTTACCCGCAGTCTGATGTTGTCTGAGCCGTCAGTCACTGTCACGCGGTGGATTGGCCAGGCGTATCAGTGGACCTTTGTGGACAGCGGTTTTTTTGGACTGGATCCAACGTGCCTATGACTCGCAGGTACACAGCCAGAATGCGGTTGCCCGAGAGCTGAACAGTTGGAGTGGCTGGCTGGCCGCCAGGCTCAAAGAGTACCTGGTGGCGACGGTATATGTCACCGTCATCACCCTGGTGCGGGTGACCATTCTTGTGCTGTCCATCCCGCTGTTTATCCTAGTAGTCCTGGTAGCGCTGACAGAAGGCTTGGGGCGGCGTGATATCCGTCGTTATGGCGCCGGCTATGAAAGCAGCTTTGTTTACCACCATGCAAAGCGGA is part of the Serratia quinivorans genome and encodes:
- a CDS encoding integrating conjugative element protein, PFL_4695 family — protein: MKKVNFLLFGLSLVTTAALANLNVIADVGGEDASPYFEGVNRQEGAQSSPVVPPAPASPADTEAAVLPVATPELTPGDVADRPLQLPGIGALFIVGDDDASRIWLQVNAEQLKSRHAAGLVVNVSNQPALQVLRELVPGVPMAPASGSELARRLQLAHYPVLITDTGLSQQVTP
- a CDS encoding Restriction endonuclease, encoding MMSVQHIVIVAALMVNPVLTAVLIGLFVAVIAGLNCRGRETASRRRHRRYQATAARVFERLPQLGGDGQRLAYLRKINPYVFEELLLLACERQGHPVKRNASYSGDGGLDGQIIIAGKTYFIQAKRYGRTITPSHIQDFGALLLKSRCEGFFIHTGRTGHLSRALLRNHTHVHLVSGQRLLDLLAGKPCWCEKGINRP
- a CDS encoding Type IV secretory pathway, VirD4 components; translation: MSNRHVMEALLRPAVELNTAIVAGAAAAICFVAPWSVALAPSVSYVTAGGFAVLSAVRARQGLLVIRYRRNLRRLPRYVMTSAQIPVSRQRLFLGRGFRWQQKHTQRLMDTRRPEVEKYVQPPKMYQMARRLELKTEYTLPWLSQLLRTDSLLNPVRPLPPVGGNPAIHGIEPDELDVSMDLRERVGHSLVLGTTRVGKTRLAELLITQDIRRGDITIVFDPKGDADLLRRVWAEAHRAGRGDELFIFHLGWPDISARYNAVGRFERVSEVAGRISGQLSGEGNSAAFREFAWRFVNIVARALVALGQRPDYTLITRYVNNISELYETYAKMVIETRMPALQQQIDNNLRVLTEEDVPRNMQGQPNAVKILAVEMALSSEAGKQLYDPILDGLRSAVRYDRTYFDKIVASLLPLLEKLTTGKTAELLAPNYMDMNDPRPIFDWEQVIRKQGIVYVGLDALSDGVVASAVGNSMFADLVSVAGHIYKHGMHGGLPTRADGKLPINLHCDEFNELMGDEFIPLINKGGGAGMQVTAYTQTESDIEARIGSIAKAAQVTGNFNTLIMLRVRENRTAQLLTTQLPEVDVYTKTLVSGHADTADVEKGQDFTSSTQDRVGTVKTPLLMPADVINLPKGQAFALLEGGQLWKIRMPLPSGDGDDALMPPNLEKIAEEMQRNYRTSESWWSASTVMPDAVIKGGLNVTSGE
- a CDS encoding integrating conjugative element membrane protein, PFL_4697 family; the encoded protein is MSQAVNNQPQQPVQPRKHGLFYNVLWGWPWMLIGMFFASLLVSLVIEYVGMAFFWPELGASHSEAVMHTEMGYLSSEFTRSLMLSEPSVTVTRWIGQAYQWTFVDSGFFGLDPTCL
- a CDS encoding integrating conjugative element membrane protein, PFL_4697 family, translating into MDWIQRAYDSQVHSQNAVARELNSWSGWLAARLKEYLVATVYVTVITLVRVTILVLSIPLFILVVLVALTEGLGRRDIRRYGAGYESSFVYHHAKRMVKPAIYIPCMLYLSWPTSVYPNLLLLPAAILLGIAVTVTTASFKKYL